In Chlorobiota bacterium, the sequence TGATGTGAAATCCCGCAGCGTTCTGCCAGGCGATCACCGGAACAGCGGTGTGCCCGGCATTGGCCAGCCGGCGCCAGCGCAGCCAATGCCGCGACAGAACCGCTGTTGATTTCCGAAGCAAACGTACAACGCCACGGGGGGGCTTGTCACCCGGACAAAAACCGGACAATGGGGGGGCAAGAAGGAAGTTGGAAGGGTTGGCCACGGGGTGAACCCGCCTGATTTCCAGCCGGAAATTCTTGGCGGCCACAAGGGGAATGCTAACTTGGGAAGGAAGGGAGAAGGGATCAACTCCATATCATCCAAGCGAACAAATCTGGGATCAAGAAGAATGAAAGCGGTAATCCAACGGGCACGCAACGCCACGGTGACAGTTGCCGGGGAAGTGGTTGGCGCGGTTCCCAAAGGGATGGTGGTGCTGCTGGGCGTGGCCGCCACCGACACCCCGCCACACGCGGCAATGTTGGCAAAGAAAGTGGCGAACCTGCGGCTGTTCCCCGATGCCAACGAAGTCCCCAATCTTTCGCTGCTGGATACCGGCTACGGCGCGTTGGTGGTTAGCCAATTCACCCTTCTTGCCGACACCCGAAAAGGGAATCGCCCCAGCTACATTGCTGCCGCGCCGCCCGAGCTTGCCAACGATTTGTACGAACGGTTTGTTCAGGAACTGCGCGGGTTGATTGGCCACGGCAACGTTGCCACCGGGCGGTTCCGTGAGATGATGGATGTGGCGTTTGTCAACGAGGGGCCGTTCACCCTTTTGCTAGAGTCGAAGGTGTAACGTGCGGCCTATCCGTTGTTGGCATCATCGCGCCGTGCTGTGGCTGCTGCTTTGCCTGGGTTGGTGCGTTGCCCCGGCCAGCGGGCAATCGAAATTGGTGGTGCGGAAGATGGCCAACTTCACGCTGCTGGTCCCAAGCAACCAGGACCCAACCCAGCTGACGGGGCTGCTGGAATCGGCGCGGAAGCGGGTGCAGGAATACGGGCTTGCGCTGCCGCGGGCAGTGGTGGTGCGGATTTATTCCACCAGCGTGCAGTTTGCCCAAGCCACGGGGCTAACCACCGCACATCTGGCTGGCGAGCGCAACGGGCGGTTGCATCTTCAGCCGCTTCCATTACTTTTGCGCCGCCCTGAGGCCAGCCGCACGCTTCAGCATGAACTTGTTCACCTTGCGTTGGCGCAAGCCGCCCGCAACGGATTGCCGCGGTGGTTCAACGAGGGGATGGCAATGGTGGTGGCCGGGGAAAAGCAGCCGGAGAGCGTGAAGTTCGTAACCTTACAGGCGTTGCAGGATACCTTGCTCCGTTCCCGAAGCTACCCCGCGCTCCGTTCGGCCTACGGAACCTGCCAGCGATTGGTGGAGAAGGTTGTAAGCCAGCAGGGGCAGCCGGCGGTGCTGGCAATGCTCCGCGCGGTTGCCAACGGCGGGAAATTCCCGGAGCGATTCCGCCGTTTGGCCGGGCAATCGGCCCCGGATTGGGCGCGCCAGTGGCTGGCCAAGCCGTAATTCCCTCAATGGAATTAATTCTTTCATAGAAAGTACCCTCTGCAAAATGCAATGTTGGGGCTGTTACGAAATCGCTTCTTGCAAGACCCGATTGCTTGAAATATCTTGCCGCCCCTCAAAACAATGCCCGCGACCTGCGGTGGCACGGTTCTTATACTCACATCTTCAATAGGGAGACAACCTCAAAATGTTCTCGTCGAAAGTGAAAACGGCCTTGGCCGATGGTGTCCGCATCGTTGAGCTGAATGGCGAATTTATTGGTGGTAACGAGACGGATGACCTGCGTGACACGCTGGCGCAGGAGTCGAAGGATGGAACCCAGAAGTTGTTGATTGACCTTGCCGGAGCAACCTATCTGAACTCCACCGCGCTGGGTGCGCTGATTTCGGCACACACCAGTTTCAGCAAGCGGGGGGCGCAGGTGGCGATCTGCAACGCCTCGGACAACATCAACAATATCTTCGTCATCACGAAGTTAGCGTTGGTGTTCCAAGCCTACGGAACCCGTTCCGAAGCAATGGCGGCACTGCAAGGGTAGCTGGCCTTCCGGCCAATATCCTTGCCACATCTTACACGGTACAAACTCAGCAACCACGGTTCTTAACTCACACATCTACCAAACATCACGGCTTATGAAAAGCAAGTATTTCGTCATCGGCGTTGTTCTGGCCTGCTTAATTGTGGGCGTGCTTATCTGGCAATTCTTATTCGGCGCGGCGGGCAACTTCTCCGATGCCGCACGCGAAAAACCGATCAACCTTCTTGGAACGGTCTATACCGGCGGTTGGGTTGTGCCGGTGCTGGTGGGGCTAACATTAATGGTGGTAACGTTCATCGTTGAACGGTTGATGTCGCTATCGCGGGCACAAGGGCGCGGCAACTTATCGGCGTTCCTCCGCAAGGTTCACGACAATCTTGAGCACGACAACGTTGACGCAGCGTTGGACGAATGCGCCCGCCAACGCGGTTCCGCCGCCAACATCCTTCGCGCCGGGCTGGAACGCTGGCAGCAGGTTCGCAACGATGCTTCGTTGGACAAGGAGAAAAAACTTACCGAAGTGAAGCGCGCCATTGACGAAGCAACGGGCCTGGAAACCCCGCTTCTGGAAAAGAACTTGGTCGCGCTCTCGACGGTGGCTTCTATCTCCACCATGTTCGGTCTGTTGGGAACAACAATCGGTATGATTCGTGCCTTCGCAGCACTGGGCGGTGGCGAAGGCGCAGTATCGGCAACACAGCTTTCGATCGGTATCTCCGAAGCTCTTATCAACACAGCGTTCGGCCTTATCGCGGCAATCTTGGCAATCGTTGCCTACAACATCTTCACCAACAAGGTGGACAACTTTGTGTACATGATTGAGGAGTCAACGCTCTCGATGATGGAAATCCTGACCGTCAAAGTGAAGTAACCTGTCCCCCCTTGTTTAACCGAACCGAACGGAACCCTTATGGGAGCACATAAACCAAAACGGATTGGCTTCAAGCTGGACATGACACCGCTGGTTGACGTAGCGTTCTTGCTGCTGACCTTCTTCATGTTCACGGCGAAGTTCAAATCGGAAGCCGAAAGCGAGCAAAAGTTCCAGATCAAACGCCCTGTGGCTTCGCCCGATACCGCGAAACTGCCGGAGCGGGGAACCGCCCTTGTGAAGATTGGCATTGATGAAAAAGGGGATACCCTGATGTACTACGCCGTTATCAGCGAGAAGGACCGCAAGTCCATCTACACCGCGCAAGGGGTGGACCCTTCCGAGGCGAACAACGCCCAAGTTACCGTGCGCGACACCGTTACCCTGGCAAACTTGGTGCTGCAGACCCGCCGCACCAATCCCAAAATCAAATTCATGATTGATGCCGACAAACGGGTTCGCTACGGGCGCATCGAGCAGGTGATGAACACCTTCCGCTCGCAAGGGGCAACGCTGTTCAACTTCGTGACCGTCAACCGAAGCCAGCAGGGATAAAAAAAGGGGATGAACGCTTGGGGGCAAGCAACCGCCCCCAAGCAATCGCAATGGTATCTCGCACACACACAATCAGCAACCCGCAATAGCAACGGAGAAAGGATATGGCAGGCGCCGATTTAGGTGAAAGCTCTTCCAAAAAGAAGAAAGGTGGTGGTGGAGTAAAAAAACCGAAACGGATCGGTTTCAAGTTGGACATGACACCGTTGGTTGACGTAGCGTTCCTGCTGCTGACCTTCTTCATGTTCGCCACCACCATGGCACAACCGCAGATTATGGAGATGTCGGTTCCGCCCGACATCACCACCCCGGTCGAGGTGGCACAGTCGGACTTGTTCACGCTGTACGTCAGCAACAAGGAACACCTGTTCTACAACACCGGCATTGACCCAACCATGCGGAAGATTGACATCAAGGATTTGAAAAACCTGGCCGTGCAGAAAAATGCTGAGCGGGAGAACGACTTAATCACATCGCTGAAAGTTGACCCCGCAGCCAGCTACGCCACCGTGGTGAATATCCTTGATGAATTGAACCTTGCCGAAGGGGAATTGGTGGCTTCTTACCAGGAGAAAAACCTGAAGCGGGAGCGGCGGTTTGCAGTCACGCCAATGACCGAAGAGGACAAGGCCGAGCTTGCAAAGGTGGATATCTAAACGATTTTTTTGAGAGGAGCATCGAGAACAATGAACGTCACAGAAACACTGAAGTACGGCGCAGCAGAACTGAAGCGGTTTTACAACCCAAACCTACGGACGGCGTTTGCCACCTCGGTAGCGTTTCACTTGTTGCTGCTTTCAATTCCGTTCCTAATCTCTGCTGTGGCCGCCGATAACAAGAAGGCAGCACCGGTGACAAAGATGAAGCTGACGAACCTTCCGCCGCCGCCGCCGCCGGATAACGCAACGCCGCCGCCGCCGCCGCCAATGATTCCGCCAAACCTGCAAACGGGCGGGACCGGAAATGGTGGTGTGGCCGCCCGCGCCGGTGTGCCGATTGCCGTCCCCGACGCATTGATTACGCCGGAGATGCAGAAGTTCGCAACCACCGATGTGATCTCCGTTGCCACCCCAGAAGGAGGCGATGGAACCGGCTTCTCCATTGGTGATGGCGAGGGGCTTGGCGCGCCACAGATTGACGTGAGCAACACACAGGTGAAGGAGAAAGAAGAGGCCAAAGACCCCTACGAGTTTGTGCCGGTGGAGAAGGAACCGTCGTACGATGAAGCCGATTTGCAACGGCGGGTGAAGTACCCAGAAATCGCCAAGCGCAACGGCATCTCGGGGCGCGTAACGGTGCGCGTCTATGTGAACAAAACGGGGAAAGCGGAGAAGTGCATCATTGAGCAGAGCGACAACAAGATTCTGGAAGAAGAAGCACGCCGCGCGGTGTTGGAAACGGTCTTCACGCCGGCAATCCAAAATGGCAATCCCATTGGCCTTTGGATGTCAATCCCGGTGAACTTCCAGCTGAACTAACGCATGCTTCATGCTTATGGCATTGCAGCACCTTTCGGCAACGGAAGGTGCTGTTTGGTTGTAAGGGTAAGCAAGGCGGGGAGCGCGGTTGCTTGCCATTCATTCTCATTCCACCATCTTTATGGCCATGCGCGGTAACTTGCTTTGGGTTGGCTACATCTTGGGCGTTGCAATGTTGGTGATGGGGATTCTGATCCTTTCCGGCTTCTTCCAGTTGCGGGGGACCGAGGCGGGCCAGATGTCGCTGTTGCAAACGGTGTTTGGGGTCGTTCTGCTTCTGTACGGCATCTACCGATTGGTGATGACCAATACGCAGCGGAAACGGCAGCAACAGAAGGAGGACGCACGATGAAGAACACCACCAACACCCCCCTCTCCAATTTTTGCAATGGCCTTCGCCAATTGCTATCCAGTGGTGGCGGTTTTTCCAGTGCCCTTGTGTTGCTGGTTTCGCTGATAGCTGGCGGCTGCGAAAATTCGCAACCAGGAACCAGCCGCATGACTTCCGGGCGGTTGGTGGTGGCGGTGGACGAGGCCTACGCCCCGCTGTTCCGCGTGCTGGCCGATAGCTTCATGGCACGCACGCCAAATGCCAAAATAGAGGTCCAGGAAATGAACCCGCGGATGGCGGTTCAGTACCTTCTGGATCATTACAACGACACGACCGCTTCCTTTGCCGCAATCATTGGGCGGCAGCTTCTTCCCGATGAATCGGAGGCAATCGCCAAGTCCAATCTGCAGCCGCGCCAGTACGCCATTGCCTACGATGGCCTTGCGGTGGTGGTCCCGGTTGCTTCACCGTTCAAGCAGACAACGCGGGAAGATTTGGTTGCGGCCTTGCGCTCCCCTTCCCCAACAACGGAACAGATAGAGAGCGGAGTTCCTTCTGCCCCGCTATCGTTTGTGATCCCTGACCAAAACTCATCGGCGTTTGCGCTTCTGCGGCAGCTTCTTCCCCGTGACTCCACGATTGTGGCCCCGGCCCGCTACGTCAGCCGTGCCGACTCCGTCAACACGTTGGTGGCCGATGGAAAGGGGGTTGGGGTGGTTGGCTGGTACGTTGCCCATCGCGACAGCGCACGATTGCGGACGCTCTACATGGGCTACACCGATAGCCTGGGCCGGCATCACACGCCGGCGCGGGTGCATCCTTCGTCGCTTGTCACCGATGTCTATCCATTGAAGCAGCCGATTGTTGGCTACACCTTTGCGGATGTGAAATCGGTGGCCAATGGGTTCCTGATTGCCGTCTCGAAGGGGCGCGAATCGCAGCGGTACATTGTTGAGCAAGGGCTGCAAGCCGAGAACGTTAAACTACGACTGGTGACACCCGGAGCCGAGGAGTAATGCCTCCAGAAACGGCGTTACAGAAAAGGGGCGGCTTGGCATCAAGCCTGGGGTACAATCGTGCGTCACTGCAACCGGACAACGGGAGCCTGAAGAGGAGAGAGAGCTTCCCGAAGTCCCCCGCCACAAGCAATCATTGCTGGGCAACAATTTCAATCGCCATCTCTCTCCTTACTGCCGTATTCATTCACAGACCATGACCATGCGTTCATTCAGCTTTGCCGCACGTACCGCGGCAGTCGTTTTCCTCTTGGCGTTGCTGGCCGTGCCGGCAATTGCGCAGGGTAGTGCTTTAGATCGCGCCCGTGCCGCCGCAAGCGAAGGAGATTTCACCAATGCCGCACGCTTGTATGAAGAGGCCGTAAAAGAAGCTCCAAAAGATGAGACTGTGCTTGCCGAAGCCGGCGATGTAAACATGGAGCTTGAGCGGTACGCCACCGCACGCGACTACTACCAACGGGCATTAGACCACGACAGCAAAAACGCTGCGTTCAATCGGAAGTACGCGCTGGCCCTTTCCGCCCTGGGAAGCAATACCGAGGCCGTTGAAGCGGCGCGCAAAGCAATGAAAAGCGATGATGGCTCGTTGGAAAGCAGCATGACCCTGGGGCAAGTGCTGATTAACGCCGGCAAGGACTCGCTGAACACTGCCGAGCTTACCATCCTGACCGCCAGCAAAAAATTCCCCAACGCCCCCGAACCGCAAACGGCACTGGGCGATCTCTACTTCGCCCGCGGTGTGTACGAGCTTGCGCAGACCTACTACGAAAAAGCCTTATCGCTTGATGCCAAGCTGATTGATGCTCGCGTTCGGCTGGGCCGCTCCTACCGGGAAATGGCCATTCGCTGCCCTGACCTTGAATGCGCCAAGCCATACTACTCCAAGGCCTTAACGGAATACAACGACGTAACGGTGCGCGCTTCGAAGAACGCCCGTGCGTGGTTGGAACAAGGGGAAATCTTGATGTTGGCGCAGGAGTATGAGAAAGCGGGGCAATCCTTCACCAAGTATGTGGAGCTTCGTCCGGAAGACCCACGAGGCGACATCTTGCTGTCGCGTGCTGCTTACGAAGGGCATTTCTACTTGCAGGCAATCGAGCCGTTGGAGCGTGTGCTTTCGCGGAACGACTCCATCTCGAAGGAGTTTGCCGATCGCGCCCGCTTAATGCTGGGTCTGGCGTATATGGCCGACAAGAAGTATGACAAAGCCCGGGATAGCTATGCAAAAGTGCCGGAAGCGATGATGAAGCGTGACGACCGCCAATACTACGCCTCGGCAATGCTAACCTCCGGTGGCGACACCGTGAAGGCATTGGGCATCTACCGTAAACTGCTGGAAGAAAACCCGAACGATTGCGAGCTGGGCATAAAGCTGGGAAACATGTACTACAAGATGAAGAAGTATGCTGATGTGGTTGATGTTTTCACGCAGCGAATTCAGAACTGCCCGAACGAGCCGAAGTACACATCATATCTGTTCATTGGCTTGTCGCAATTCTCCTTGCAGCAGTATGCGCAATCGGCGGCATCACTTCACCAGGCCATTAAAGCCGACAGCACCGAGGCCGACGGATACTTCTGGCTGATGAACGTCTATGCGAAGGCCGACTCTATCAACAAGGCGGCGGAAATTGGCCGGGTGTTCACCGCCCGCAACTTCGATGAAACCGTGAAGGAGAACGCCAGCAAGCTCTCCACCGCGTACTTCTTCATGGGCTTCGACAAGTTCAACGAAGGGAAAAACAAGAAGAATAACAAGGCCTTCAGCGAAGCGATCACCTACTTTGAACGCGCTGCAAAATTGAACCCGGAAAATGGCCAGAACTATCTGTTCATGGCCTATTGCCACCAGTATCTGAACGAAAAAGAAGGTGCTTGCAAGAACTACCGCCAGGCACTGAAATACGACCCGAACAACGCAAACATCAAGAAGAATCTGTCCGATTTAGGATGTTGATCGCAGGCATTGTGAAGCGAAGCAGGAAGCCTTTGCTGTAACAGAACCCTTGTGGCCGGAGTCTCTATCAAGGCTCCGGCCACGCTGTTTGTATGATGGTCGAAAAGAAAACCATCTATTGCCAGCGGAGAAAGTTCTAAACATATTTGCGGCAGTTGTGTCAGGCGAACAACAGAACAACATCACTTAGTTAGACCGAAGGAAACCATCCATGAAACGCATGAAACTATCCGCAATGATGGCCACTGCCTTTGCTGCATTGGCACTGGTAACGGCATCGGCAACTGCCCAACAACAGCCCGGAAAGATTGAGATTGTTGGCGGGGCAACATACGATTGGGGCAATGTGGCACCGGGAGATTTGAAGGCCACGATTGAGGTGAAAAATGTTGGCGAAGGGGTGCTGAACGTGAAAGAAGTCCGCCCAGGGTGTGGCTGCACGGCAGCCCCGATTGACAAGAATATCCTGAATCCTGGCGAAGTCGGTAAAATCAGCGTTACGCTGCGTGCTTCCACCAGCACTGGGCCATTGCAGAAATCTATCACCGTCACCTCCGACGATCCCCAAACTCCGGTGACGATTATCTACCTGAAGGCCAACGTCAAACGCCCCTTCCGTGTTGATCCCGATTGGATCTCGGTCCTGAATGGAAAAGTTGGTGTGGAAAGCGCGGTGACGGTGAACATCCAAAACACCGGCGAAGAGGAGCTGATGATCTTCCCACCGGAAGCCAACGTTACCGCCACTGTCCGGTTTGATCTGACAACGCCAAAGAACCTGAAACCAGGGGAATCAACCCCACTGACCGTCTTTGTCACGCCAACAAAAACCGGTCCGATTGCTGGGCAAGTGAAGATCAAAACCAGCAGCAAGGAGATGCCGGAGAAAGCCGTTGACGTTGTTGGGTCCGATGTCACCGCTGCCGGAAACGCTCCCACCCATAATTGAAAATTCATAGCTGATACTTGCTGCTATGCCTCGGCAAGGTGTGCGTGGGCTTAGCAGCAAAGGAACGTTCGGTACGGTCACAACCATCTTTAGCGATAAGGCGGGTTGTGACCGTGCCATCACTACAAATCCCTAATCGTTAGAGTAATGGAATACTGGCTGTTGTTGCGTGCGGTTGCTTGCGTGGCGGTTGCTGCGGTGGCGGCATCTTCGCTTGGGTTCGCCCAGGGGAATGCTTCTTCGCAAGGAAAGATTGAGGTTGTTGGCGGGACCACCTACGATTGGGGCGATGTGAAGCCCGGGGTGCTGAACGGCGAGGTGGTGGTGAAGAACACAGGCAAAGGGAACTTGCACATCCTTGAGCTGCGCGCCTCCTGCTCCTGCACGGGGACGTTACTGGCCGACAGCGTTATTAAGCCCGGAGCCACGGCAACCATCAGCTTGGCACTGACCACAGGAAACAGTGCCGGAAGAATCCACAAGCCATTGACGATCCTTTCAACCGACCCCACCAACCCCGCAGTAAAACTGGACCTTACTGCCAACATCCGCCAGGCTTACACCATCATGCCGTTTGAGTTCTTCAACGTGATGAACGCGCGGATTGGGAAGGAGACGATGGCATCCATCAACATCATCAGCCTAAGCGATTCGACATTTACGCTGTTTGCCCCCGAGCTGGTGGAAGGGAACGCAGATGTTCGGTTCGAGCAAACATCCCCCATCCAGATCAAGCCACGCGGAATCGTCCCGGTGCGGATGTTCGTCACCCCGCGTAAGCCGGGAAAAATCCAGGGGAAGGTGCTCATCAAAACCAACAACCCCGAAGCGTTGGAGAAGGTCATTGAAATCACCGGAACAAACGTCCCTGCGCCCGAAAAATCTGCGGACTCTCGGTAATCAATTTTGCCAGATGCCGTAGCGTCCGTTCCGCTCTCTTTACGAGAAGGGGAAGGCCAATCAGACAGTAGGGATGAATTTTTATCGAAGAAAAGTGCACCGAAGGCGCGTTCCTTGTTAAACAATCGTTGCCTATTTGGCAGAAGCGTCCTAAATTCCCCGCCCTATTCCGTGCCCTTGCGCCCGCAGGTCACAATATTTGTTGAATCCTCTCCCTCTCTCTCATATCACAAGGTGTCAATGAACAACAACAACAACCAACACAAGCCGGCGGTGTATGGGATGCGCCTGCGCTCCCTCCTTCCCTCCCTGCTTGCCCTGGTTGCGCTAAGCCTTCTAAGCAGCGCACTGCTGCATGCGCAACCACCGGGCGGCGATCAAGACATCAAAAAATTCCAAATCCGCAACCTTGGACCCGTTGTCAACACAACGGACCTAGAGTATGCGCCAACAATTACTGCCGATGGTCGCACCCTCTTTTTTGTGAGCGACCGAGCCGGCGGGGTTGGTGGTCACGACTTTTGGTTTACGACCAAAGCAAATCGCCTAGACACCGTCTTTACTCCACCCGTGAACCTTGGCCCCCCAGTGAACACCGGTGAGAACGAAGGCGTGGCCTCGATCGCTGCCGACGGCCAAACGATCTTCTTCACCGGCTGTAATCGTGATGACGGGCTTGGCGATTGCGACATCTACGAAGCCGAGCTTGACGGAAACGAATGGACCAACGTCCGTAACGTGGAGGAGATCAACTCCCCCGCATGGGACTCGCAGCCCTCGATCGCTTCCGATGGCAAAACCCTCTACTTCTGCTCCACTCGCGAAGGCGCGCTTGGCGGCGAAGGTGATGCCGACATCTACGTCAGCACCAAGCAGTCGGACGGCAAATGGTCCAAACCAAAAAACCTTGGACCGCCAATTAACACACCGCAGCGCGAGGATAGCCCGTTTATCTTTCCGGGTGGTAAGCTCCTCTATTTCTCCTCGGCCGGCCACGGTGGGCAAGGGGGATTGGACTTCTTCACCGCGAAGCTGAACGCCGGGGTCTTCTCCGAGCCAGAAAATTTGGGCGAGCCGTTCAACACCGAGCGCGACGAGCGTTTTATCACGCTTCCTGCCGCTGGCGACATCGTCTATTTCGCTTCCGAGCGGGACGATTTGGGGAACGAGGGGAAGTTGGACATCTTCATGGGATTGCTTCCCCCACGCACCGTCACCATCCTTATCAAGGGGCGGGTGTTCGACCAATGCACCGGGGATAACCTTCCGGCGGACCTCACCTTTGTCAATCGCCAGAATGGTGAGACCATCCAGGCCGTGAAAACCAACATGGCCACCGGAACCTACTCCTTTGTGGTGAACGCCGAAGGAGCCATGACGATTGATGTTGCCGGCAACAGCCCCGGCTACAAAGCCATTAAGGAAACAATCGAGGTTCCGAAGACCACCAAGTACATGGAGATCACCAAAGATTTCCCGTTGGGTGAGATGCCAGTGCTGGGCGCGACCTACGACACCTCCGATTACGTCCGGGCATTGAAGCAGAACCAGCCGAACGCACCGGCAAAATACCGTGAGTTCCACGGGTTGCTGATTGAAGAAAACTTGGTGAAGGAACTCTATCCGCTGCTGACCTACGTCTTCTTCGACAGCGGCAGCGCGAAAATCCCCGACCGCTACATCCTGTTCACCAGCCCTGACCAAACCAACAACTTCAACGACTCCACCATCCCGGGTGGTACGTTGCAGAAATACTACCACATGTTGAACATCGTGGGGTATCGGATGCGGAAGCACCCGGATACCAAGATCGAGATCCAAGGCTGCAACTCGAACAGCGAGTCCGGCAACGACGCAAGCCAAACGGCTATTGGTGAAGTGATTGATGTTTCCGGCAAGCGCGGCCAAGTGGTCTATGATTACTTGATCAACATCTGGCAGATTGACCCAAGCCGCATCACTTTGATGAAGCCGCGGAATATGCCGCGCTTGCGTTCGAACCCGAAAGACCCACTGGGCATTGTGGAGAATCGCCGCACCGAAATCAACGTGGTGGACCCCGCAGGCGCGGGCTGGGAAGTGGCCAAGCCGATCATTCAGGTTGACTTCCGCCGCTACCCGCAGCCCGACACCATGCACTTCCAGATGAAGAACGGCATTAACGATGCCCTGGTGGCGCGCCGCGCTATCGAGATCAAACGGAATGGCCAGATTTGGCACACGATGACGAACGTTGGAACCACCGATGCCGTCTCGCCAGAATACAACTGGGGCAAGGGTGGAGACGAGGAGCAGATTCCGAACACCGAGGAACCGTACACGGCGCAGCTTGTGGTCTATAACAAGGATGGCAAGGAGTGCCGCTCGCCGGAAATCCAGATTCCTGTGATGATTGTCACGAACGAACGAAAGCGCGTTGAAGGGCTGGTGGACAGCACCAAAGACCGTTACTCGCTGGTGTTGTTCGAGTTCGACAGCCCGAAGGCAGGGCCATTGAACGAGCGGATTCTGAAGGAATTTATCTACGGCGACATCCGTTCGGGAGCGAAGATCAACGTGACCGGCTACACCGACGTTGTCGGCGCCGACGACCGCAACCTGAAGCTCTCAAAAGACCGCGCCAAAACCGTCACCGACGGCATTGGCCGCAACGTCAACAAGGCATTGATAAACTCCCTGTATGGCGATGGCGTTGGGGAAACCTCCCCGCTGTATAACAACAACTTGCCAGAAGGGCGATTCTACAACCGAACCGTGCAGGTGCTGATCAGCACCCCATCGGGTGGTGGTGGAAGCTAAACGGAACCAGGCAATAGGCCGCACCAATGCCCGCTTCGTGCAAACGAAGCGGGCATTTTCGTTTTGCAAAACAATGCTGGATTGCATTCTGGAAAAAAGGATGGATCAATCAAAAACAGCAATCCAATCAAAAAAACGGTGATTATGCTCCGATGCTCCATTGCTCGGTCAATGCTTCTGAGCACGTTTCCGAGACACCCACGCCTACCTTTAGGCCAAGTTTTTTACACCACACGCAACGAACGCGCCACCACCACCGTAGCGCGACCCAACACCACACGAAAGGGGAAGGTTTTTTGAGGGGAGAGATAGAGAGGAAATCATCAACACCTGAGCGGGAATGGGAGAGAGAGAGAGACCCGCCGGGATGTTGGCGAAACAACCATCACGGAAGCCGCAACGGACGAGAGAGAGCAAGCAGCTTCCAATCAAACGAAGGGATTGCAATGGGAATAGAGAGAGAGGCATACCCCTTCCAACTGTTCAAACACCT encodes:
- a CDS encoding D-tyrosyl-tRNA(Tyr) deacylase, whose amino-acid sequence is MKAVIQRARNATVTVAGEVVGAVPKGMVVLLGVAATDTPPHAAMLAKKVANLRLFPDANEVPNLSLLDTGYGALVVSQFTLLADTRKGNRPSYIAAAPPELANDLYERFVQELRGLIGHGNVATGRFREMMDVAFVNEGPFTLLLESKV
- a CDS encoding STAS domain-containing protein produces the protein MFSSKVKTALADGVRIVELNGEFIGGNETDDLRDTLAQESKDGTQKLLIDLAGATYLNSTALGALISAHTSFSKRGAQVAICNASDNINNIFVITKLALVFQAYGTRSEAMAALQG
- a CDS encoding MotA/TolQ/ExbB proton channel family protein translates to MKSKYFVIGVVLACLIVGVLIWQFLFGAAGNFSDAAREKPINLLGTVYTGGWVVPVLVGLTLMVVTFIVERLMSLSRAQGRGNLSAFLRKVHDNLEHDNVDAALDECARQRGSAANILRAGLERWQQVRNDASLDKEKKLTEVKRAIDEATGLETPLLEKNLVALSTVASISTMFGLLGTTIGMIRAFAALGGGEGAVSATQLSIGISEALINTAFGLIAAILAIVAYNIFTNKVDNFVYMIEESTLSMMEILTVKVK
- a CDS encoding biopolymer transporter ExbD, translated to MGAHKPKRIGFKLDMTPLVDVAFLLLTFFMFTAKFKSEAESEQKFQIKRPVASPDTAKLPERGTALVKIGIDEKGDTLMYYAVISEKDRKSIYTAQGVDPSEANNAQVTVRDTVTLANLVLQTRRTNPKIKFMIDADKRVRYGRIEQVMNTFRSQGATLFNFVTVNRSQQG
- a CDS encoding biopolymer transporter ExbD; translation: MAGADLGESSSKKKKGGGGVKKPKRIGFKLDMTPLVDVAFLLLTFFMFATTMAQPQIMEMSVPPDITTPVEVAQSDLFTLYVSNKEHLFYNTGIDPTMRKIDIKDLKNLAVQKNAERENDLITSLKVDPAASYATVVNILDELNLAEGELVASYQEKNLKRERRFAVTPMTEEDKAELAKVDI
- a CDS encoding energy transducer TonB, with product MNVTETLKYGAAELKRFYNPNLRTAFATSVAFHLLLLSIPFLISAVAADNKKAAPVTKMKLTNLPPPPPPDNATPPPPPPMIPPNLQTGGTGNGGVAARAGVPIAVPDALITPEMQKFATTDVISVATPEGGDGTGFSIGDGEGLGAPQIDVSNTQVKEKEEAKDPYEFVPVEKEPSYDEADLQRRVKYPEIAKRNGISGRVTVRVYVNKTGKAEKCIIEQSDNKILEEEARRAVLETVFTPAIQNGNPIGLWMSIPVNFQLN
- a CDS encoding substrate-binding domain-containing protein, with translation MKNTTNTPLSNFCNGLRQLLSSGGGFSSALVLLVSLIAGGCENSQPGTSRMTSGRLVVAVDEAYAPLFRVLADSFMARTPNAKIEVQEMNPRMAVQYLLDHYNDTTASFAAIIGRQLLPDESEAIAKSNLQPRQYAIAYDGLAVVVPVASPFKQTTREDLVAALRSPSPTTEQIESGVPSAPLSFVIPDQNSSAFALLRQLLPRDSTIVAPARYVSRADSVNTLVADGKGVGVVGWYVAHRDSARLRTLYMGYTDSLGRHHTPARVHPSSLVTDVYPLKQPIVGYTFADVKSVANGFLIAVSKGRESQRYIVEQGLQAENVKLRLVTPGAEE
- a CDS encoding tetratricopeptide repeat protein, whose amino-acid sequence is MTMRSFSFAARTAAVVFLLALLAVPAIAQGSALDRARAAASEGDFTNAARLYEEAVKEAPKDETVLAEAGDVNMELERYATARDYYQRALDHDSKNAAFNRKYALALSALGSNTEAVEAARKAMKSDDGSLESSMTLGQVLINAGKDSLNTAELTILTASKKFPNAPEPQTALGDLYFARGVYELAQTYYEKALSLDAKLIDARVRLGRSYREMAIRCPDLECAKPYYSKALTEYNDVTVRASKNARAWLEQGEILMLAQEYEKAGQSFTKYVELRPEDPRGDILLSRAAYEGHFYLQAIEPLERVLSRNDSISKEFADRARLMLGLAYMADKKYDKARDSYAKVPEAMMKRDDRQYYASAMLTSGGDTVKALGIYRKLLEENPNDCELGIKLGNMYYKMKKYADVVDVFTQRIQNCPNEPKYTSYLFIGLSQFSLQQYAQSAASLHQAIKADSTEADGYFWLMNVYAKADSINKAAEIGRVFTARNFDETVKENASKLSTAYFFMGFDKFNEGKNKKNNKAFSEAITYFERAAKLNPENGQNYLFMAYCHQYLNEKEGACKNYRQALKYDPNNANIKKNLSDLGC